Proteins encoded in a region of the Chitinophagales bacterium genome:
- a CDS encoding sugar ABC transporter permease gives KNVGLYIILFLVGLQTVPTQYYEAAKLEGATKWQQFYHITLPMINPTIFMVVILSTIGGFSLFIEPYILTGGGPLNQTLSAVLYIYKQAFQFYNMGYSATLGFFYAIMIMTVVVLQKKFIERES, from the coding sequence GGAAAAACGTAGGGCTTTATATAATATTATTTTTAGTGGGTTTACAAACGGTACCTACACAATACTATGAAGCAGCAAAATTGGAAGGTGCTACAAAATGGCAGCAATTTTACCACATTACTTTACCTATGATTAACCCTACTATTTTTATGGTAGTTATCCTGTCTACTATCGGTGGGTTTTCACTTTTCATTGAACCATACATTCTTACCGGCGGCGGACCATTGAATCAAACCTTGTCAGCGGTATTATACATTTATAAGCAGGCTTTTCAATTTTACAATATGGGATATTCGGCCACTCTTGGGTTTTTTTATGCAATCATGATCATGACTGTTGTAGTGCTTCAAAAGAAATTTATTGAAAGAGAGAGTTAA
- a CDS encoding carbohydrate ABC transporter permease — translation MTQKISFQKLMFYAALLLAALSFIYPFMWMVSAALSPENEISRLTLFPSHPTLSNFKAMVEKIPIGRSLVNSLLVATCTTALVMVTGSMVGYALAKMRFKGRLMIFYVIVFTMSLPFQITLIPNYITMVNLHLVDTYLALIMPFAVSAFGILMFRQAFQGLPQALIDAARLDGCNELQIIFRILWPNIKPTLITVAILTFIGSWNEVLWPLIVIRNEQLMTMPQLVTLFVVGGRADAQLGVKIAAGVLLAVPVIVAFLFFQKHFIQSMASAGLKD, via the coding sequence ATGACACAAAAGATCTCATTTCAAAAACTGATGTTTTATGCAGCGTTGCTGTTAGCTGCACTTAGTTTCATTTATCCCTTTATGTGGATGGTAAGTGCTGCACTATCGCCGGAAAATGAGATCAGCAGGCTTACACTATTTCCATCTCATCCTACCCTGAGCAACTTTAAAGCAATGGTGGAAAAAATCCCCATTGGCAGGTCACTGGTTAATAGCTTACTGGTAGCCACATGCACTACGGCTTTGGTGATGGTTACCGGATCTATGGTGGGATACGCCCTGGCAAAAATGAGGTTTAAAGGACGGCTTATGATTTTTTACGTGATCGTTTTTACCATGTCTCTTCCCTTTCAGATTACCTTGATTCCAAATTATATTACGATGGTGAACCTGCATTTAGTGGATACCTATCTTGCTCTTATTATGCCTTTTGCAGTCAGTGCTTTCGGTATCCTAATGTTCCGGCAGGCTTTCCAGGGACTGCCACAAGCTTTGATTGATGCAGCACGGCTGGATGGTTGCAATGAATTGCAGATTATATTTAGAATTCTGTGGCCGAATATAAAACCTACGTTAATAACTGTGGCTATCCTGACCTTTATCGGCTCCTGGAATGAAGTACTGTGGCCGCTCATCGTCATCCGTAACGAACAATTAATGACGATGCCGCAACTGGTAACCCTGTTTGTGGTAGGTGGCCGTGCAGATGCGCAGCTGGGAGTTAAGATTGCTGCAGGGGTGTTGCTTGCCGTTCCGGTTATTGTTGCGTTTCTATTTTTTCAAAAGCACTTTATCCAGAGTATGGCTTCGGCAGGTTTAAAAGATTAA